A single region of the Azospirillum brasilense genome encodes:
- a CDS encoding Gfo/Idh/MocA family protein has translation MTIEGKTASGPNRRLRLGMVGGGRGAFIGAVHRIAARLDDRYELRAGALSSDPERCQASGADLFLPPERCYASFAEMARAEAARDDGIDVVSIVTPNHLHHDAAKAFLEAGIHVICDKPLTTTVEDAEDLAAAVERSGLVFALTHNYTGYPMVRQARAMVAAGDLGALRVVQVEYPQDWLSTRLEESGQKQAEWRTDPARSGIAGCVGDIGTHAFQLAEFVTGLRCTRVAADLTAFVEGRRLDDNAHMMLRFGNGARGMLWASQVAPGHENGLRLRVYGDKGGLEWFQEQPNHLRFSPLGEPPRTITRGGPGSDGAAAHATRIPSGHPEGYLEGFAQIYRDAADLIVARMGGAAAGEQAALVPTVQDGVRGVRFIHAAVESSRRDAAWVEI, from the coding sequence ATGACCATCGAAGGGAAAACGGCCTCCGGGCCGAACCGCCGGCTGCGCCTGGGCATGGTCGGCGGCGGGCGGGGCGCCTTCATCGGGGCGGTGCACCGCATCGCCGCGCGCCTCGACGACCGTTACGAACTGCGGGCCGGGGCGCTGTCCTCCGATCCGGAGCGCTGCCAAGCCAGCGGCGCCGACCTGTTCCTGCCGCCGGAGCGCTGCTACGCCAGCTTCGCGGAGATGGCGCGGGCCGAGGCGGCGCGCGACGACGGCATCGACGTGGTCAGCATCGTCACGCCCAACCACCTGCACCACGACGCCGCCAAGGCGTTCCTGGAGGCGGGCATCCACGTCATCTGCGACAAGCCGCTGACCACCACGGTGGAGGACGCGGAGGATCTGGCGGCGGCGGTGGAGCGCAGCGGCCTCGTCTTCGCGCTGACCCACAACTACACCGGCTATCCGATGGTGCGGCAGGCCCGCGCCATGGTGGCGGCCGGTGACCTGGGCGCCCTCCGCGTCGTTCAGGTCGAATACCCGCAGGACTGGCTGAGCACCCGGCTGGAGGAGAGCGGGCAGAAGCAGGCGGAATGGCGGACCGACCCGGCGCGCAGCGGCATCGCCGGCTGCGTCGGCGACATCGGCACCCACGCCTTCCAGCTGGCGGAGTTCGTCACCGGCCTGCGCTGCACGCGGGTCGCCGCCGATCTGACCGCCTTCGTGGAGGGGCGCCGGCTCGACGACAACGCGCACATGATGCTGCGCTTCGGCAACGGCGCGCGCGGCATGCTGTGGGCCAGTCAGGTGGCGCCTGGCCACGAGAACGGGCTGCGCCTGCGCGTCTACGGCGACAAGGGCGGGCTGGAGTGGTTCCAGGAGCAGCCGAACCACCTGCGCTTCAGCCCGCTCGGCGAGCCGCCGCGCACCATCACCCGCGGCGGCCCCGGGTCCGACGGGGCCGCCGCGCACGCCACGCGCATCCCGTCGGGCCATCCCGAAGGCTATCTGGAAGGCTTCGCCCAGATCTACCGCGACGCCGCCGACCTGATCGTCGCCCGCATGGGCGGTGCCGCCGCCGGTGAGCAAGCGGCCCTCGTCCCCACCGTCCAGGACGGCGTGCGCGGCGTGCGCTTCATCCACGCCGCCGTGGAATCGAGCCGCCGGGACGCCGCCTGGGTCGAGATTTGA
- a CDS encoding substrate-binding domain-containing protein: MTFRFALAAALAAGLMVAPVAGWAQQKIKMGVSIPAATHGWAGGLNWHAQQAEKRLEKQYPNLDVVIVTARDVGRQANDLEDLVSVQRIDALVILPFESAPMTDPVRAVKQAGKFVTVVDRGLTDPSIQDLYVAGNNPQMGEVSARFMKEKMGGKGDIVVLRGIPTVIDNQRVDAFMKEIEGTQIKVLGMQYANWNRDDGFKVMQDFLSRFPKIDAVWAQDDDIALGVIEAVKQAGREKEMFILGGAGMKDMIKRVMDKDVLVPADVLYPPAMIAEAMEITAKHLVEKAPIQKEYIIEATLVTPENAAKYYYPDSPF; the protein is encoded by the coding sequence ATGACGTTCCGTTTCGCTCTGGCCGCGGCGCTGGCCGCGGGCCTGATGGTAGCGCCGGTCGCCGGCTGGGCGCAGCAGAAGATCAAGATGGGCGTGTCCATCCCCGCCGCGACGCACGGCTGGGCCGGCGGCCTCAACTGGCACGCCCAGCAGGCCGAGAAGCGGCTGGAGAAGCAGTACCCGAACCTCGACGTGGTGATCGTCACCGCCCGCGACGTCGGGCGTCAGGCCAACGACCTGGAGGATCTGGTCTCGGTGCAGCGGATCGACGCGCTGGTCATCCTGCCCTTCGAATCCGCGCCGATGACCGACCCCGTGCGCGCGGTCAAGCAGGCCGGCAAGTTCGTCACGGTGGTGGACCGCGGCCTGACCGACCCGTCCATCCAGGACCTTTACGTTGCCGGCAACAACCCGCAGATGGGCGAGGTCTCCGCCCGGTTCATGAAGGAGAAGATGGGCGGCAAGGGCGACATCGTGGTGCTGCGCGGCATCCCCACCGTGATCGACAACCAGCGCGTCGACGCCTTCATGAAGGAGATCGAGGGCACCCAGATCAAGGTGCTGGGAATGCAGTACGCCAACTGGAACCGCGATGACGGCTTCAAGGTGATGCAGGACTTCCTGTCCCGCTTCCCGAAGATCGACGCGGTGTGGGCGCAGGACGACGACATCGCGCTCGGCGTCATCGAGGCCGTCAAGCAGGCCGGCCGCGAGAAGGAGATGTTCATCCTCGGCGGCGCCGGCATGAAGGACATGATCAAGCGCGTCATGGACAAGGACGTGCTGGTCCCCGCCGACGTCCTCTACCCGCCCGCGATGATCGCCGAGGCCATGGAGATCACCGCCAAGCATCTGGTGGAGAAGGCGCCGATCCAGAAGGAATACATCATCGAGGCGACGCTGGTGACCCCGGAGAACGCCGCGAAATACTACTACCCGGACTCGCCGTTCTAA
- a CDS encoding LysR family transcriptional regulator, with translation MTRPSLNDLTAFVAVATHRSFRRAAVELGTAPSTLSHAMRGLEERLGVRLLNRTTRSVSPTEAGLELLGRLQLALTSLDEALDAATAFRGHVAGRVRVNAPRVAATVLVRDVLPRMADRFPDVTVDLVVDGRLVDIVSGGFDAGVRLVDSIPKDMIAVPFPVPIGFVCVASPAYLDRAGEPETPDDLRRHRCIGHRLPGGRLYRWEFERAGRELTVDINGPVVLDDEELMVEAALRGLGIAYVASWAAEAALAEGRLRSVLPGWMHKPERAAVYYPGHRSVPPALRAFLDVVKDVLAPPASERP, from the coding sequence ATGACGCGCCCCTCCCTCAATGATCTCACCGCCTTCGTGGCCGTCGCGACCCATCGCAGCTTTCGCCGCGCGGCGGTTGAGCTTGGAACGGCACCCTCCACGCTGAGCCACGCGATGCGGGGTCTGGAGGAACGGCTGGGCGTCCGCCTCCTCAACCGCACCACCCGCAGCGTTTCGCCGACCGAAGCGGGGCTTGAGCTGCTCGGCCGCCTGCAGCTTGCCTTGACCTCCCTGGACGAGGCGCTGGACGCCGCCACCGCCTTTCGCGGCCATGTGGCGGGCCGGGTTCGGGTCAACGCGCCGCGGGTGGCCGCGACCGTGCTCGTCCGCGACGTCCTCCCGCGCATGGCGGACCGGTTTCCCGACGTGACGGTGGATCTGGTCGTCGACGGACGGCTGGTCGACATCGTGTCCGGCGGCTTCGATGCCGGCGTCCGTCTGGTTGACTCCATTCCGAAGGACATGATCGCGGTGCCCTTCCCGGTGCCGATCGGGTTCGTCTGCGTCGCGTCCCCCGCCTATCTCGACCGCGCCGGCGAACCGGAGACGCCCGACGATCTCCGGCGCCATCGCTGCATCGGCCACCGCCTGCCGGGTGGCCGGCTTTACCGGTGGGAGTTCGAGCGGGCCGGGCGGGAGCTGACCGTCGACATCAACGGACCGGTGGTTCTCGACGACGAGGAGCTGATGGTGGAGGCCGCCTTGCGGGGCCTGGGGATCGCCTATGTGGCGAGCTGGGCCGCCGAAGCCGCCCTCGCGGAGGGGCGGTTGCGGAGCGTGCTGCCGGGCTGGATGCACAAGCCGGAAAGGGCGGCGGTCTATTACCCCGGGCATCGCAGCGTGCCGCCGGCCCTGCGGGCGTTCCTCGACGTCGTCAAGGACGTGCTGGCCCCGCCGGCGTCCGAGCGGCCATGA
- a CDS encoding sugar phosphate isomerase/epimerase family protein, which produces MKTIKGPAIFLAQFAGDAAPFNSLPAIGAWAAGLGFKGVQIPSWDGRLFDLARAAESKGYCDEVKGVLAEAGVQITELSTHLQGQLVAVHPAYDEAFDGFAAPEVRGNPKARQEWAVNQLLMAAKASANLGLTAHVTFSGALAWPYVYPWPQRPAGLIETAFDELARRWRPILDAFDAAGVDLCYEIHPGEDLFDGATFEMFLERVGNHPRCNILYDPSHFVLQQLDYLGYIDVYHERIKMFHVKDAEFNPSPRQGVYSGYQPWIGRAGRFRSLGDGQVDFGGIFSKLTQYGFDGWAVLEWECAMKHPEQGAAEGARFIDAHIIRVTEKAFDDFAGAGTDDSANRRMLGIG; this is translated from the coding sequence ATGAAAACGATCAAGGGGCCGGCGATCTTCCTCGCGCAGTTCGCGGGGGACGCGGCGCCGTTCAACAGCCTTCCGGCCATCGGCGCCTGGGCCGCCGGGCTGGGCTTCAAGGGCGTGCAGATCCCGTCCTGGGACGGCCGCCTGTTCGACCTCGCCCGGGCCGCCGAGAGCAAGGGCTACTGCGACGAGGTGAAGGGCGTGCTGGCTGAGGCCGGCGTGCAGATCACCGAGCTGTCCACCCATCTCCAGGGGCAGCTCGTCGCCGTGCACCCGGCCTATGACGAGGCGTTCGACGGCTTCGCCGCACCGGAGGTGCGCGGCAACCCGAAGGCCCGCCAGGAATGGGCGGTCAACCAGCTGCTGATGGCGGCCAAGGCCTCGGCCAACCTGGGGCTGACGGCGCACGTCACCTTCTCCGGCGCTCTGGCCTGGCCCTACGTCTATCCCTGGCCGCAGCGCCCGGCGGGGCTGATCGAAACGGCTTTCGACGAACTGGCGCGGCGCTGGCGGCCGATCCTCGACGCCTTCGACGCGGCGGGGGTGGACCTCTGCTATGAGATCCATCCCGGCGAGGACCTGTTCGACGGAGCGACCTTCGAGATGTTCTTGGAGCGCGTCGGCAACCACCCGCGCTGCAACATCCTCTACGATCCCAGCCACTTCGTGCTGCAGCAGCTCGACTATCTCGGCTACATCGACGTCTATCACGAACGGATCAAGATGTTCCACGTCAAGGACGCGGAGTTCAACCCGTCCCCGCGCCAGGGCGTCTATTCCGGCTACCAGCCCTGGATCGGCCGGGCCGGGCGCTTCCGCTCGCTGGGCGACGGGCAGGTCGATTTCGGCGGCATCTTTTCCAAGCTGACCCAGTACGGCTTCGACGGCTGGGCGGTGCTGGAGTGGGAATGCGCCATGAAGCACCCCGAGCAGGGGGCCGCCGAAGGCGCGCGGTTCATCGACGCGCACATCATCCGGGTGACCGAGAAGGCTTTCGATGACTTCGCCGGGGCCGGAACCGACGATTCGGCCAACCGGCGCATGCTCGGCATCGGCTGA
- a CDS encoding ROK family transcriptional regulator has product MLPRVNSAAIRRLNMVRVFHALRENPRCAQRDLSRLTGLDKATTSAIVAQMIEEGLVERSEAPRARRIGRPETALGIAPSAGLLVGARLEPGTIRIVSTTLAGTVVEQSQIPGSTDLATALRRLHEGIDAIVAVSRPEGGAAPPPLRGIGIGIPALMDRAGRLVLAPNLGWRDTPIRPLLEEALGAPVHVDNDTKAAAMAERLFGACRGVEDFVYLTGHSGVGGGLFFGGRLYRGAQGFAGEIGHLTVVRGGRPCGCGKRGCLETYVSETSILAQAGERGRALPDLWAAAAAARDGDPVVRTLLEDAGSHLGFALSHLVNLANPGLVVLGGNLSIVAEFVLPSLNAALDEHALEPLRRDLRLLVSPLGPDAVPMGGIALAMDGFLSVPGPIL; this is encoded by the coding sequence ATGCTGCCAAGGGTCAACTCGGCCGCGATCCGCCGCCTCAACATGGTCCGCGTCTTCCACGCGCTGCGGGAGAACCCGCGCTGCGCGCAGCGCGACCTCAGCCGGCTGACCGGCCTGGACAAAGCGACGACCTCGGCCATCGTGGCGCAGATGATCGAGGAGGGGCTGGTCGAGCGGAGCGAGGCGCCGCGCGCCCGCCGTATCGGCCGGCCGGAAACCGCGCTCGGCATCGCGCCGTCGGCCGGCCTGCTGGTCGGCGCCCGGCTGGAGCCGGGAACGATCCGCATCGTCTCCACCACGCTGGCCGGCACGGTGGTGGAGCAGTCGCAGATCCCCGGCAGCACCGACCTCGCCACGGCGCTGCGCCGGCTGCACGAGGGGATCGACGCGATCGTCGCGGTGAGCCGGCCGGAGGGCGGAGCGGCACCGCCGCCCCTGCGCGGCATCGGCATCGGCATCCCGGCGCTGATGGACCGCGCGGGCCGGCTCGTGCTGGCGCCCAATCTGGGCTGGCGCGACACGCCGATCCGCCCGCTGCTGGAGGAGGCGCTGGGCGCACCGGTCCATGTCGACAACGACACCAAGGCCGCCGCCATGGCCGAGCGGCTGTTCGGCGCCTGCCGGGGGGTGGAGGATTTCGTTTATCTGACCGGCCATTCGGGCGTCGGCGGCGGGCTGTTCTTCGGCGGGCGGCTCTACCGCGGCGCGCAGGGCTTCGCCGGGGAGATCGGCCACCTGACCGTGGTGCGGGGCGGCCGTCCCTGCGGCTGCGGCAAGCGGGGCTGCCTGGAAACCTACGTCTCCGAGACGTCGATCCTCGCCCAGGCCGGCGAGCGGGGGCGCGCCCTGCCCGATCTCTGGGCGGCGGCGGCGGCGGCGCGCGACGGCGACCCGGTGGTGCGGACCCTGCTGGAAGACGCCGGCTCGCACCTCGGCTTCGCGCTGTCGCATCTGGTCAATTTGGCGAATCCGGGTCTGGTGGTGCTGGGCGGCAACCTGTCGATCGTCGCGGAGTTCGTTCTGCCGTCGCTGAACGCCGCCCTTGACGAGCACGCGCTCGAACCGCTGCGCCGCGACCTGCGGCTTCTCGTTTCGCCGCTCGGCCCGGACGCCGTTCCCATGGGGGGAATCGCGCTGGCCATGGATGGCTTCCTGTCGGTGCCCGGCCCGATCCTGTAA
- a CDS encoding sugar ABC transporter ATP-binding protein, translated as MAEPLLAAFGVTKSFGPVEVLHGVDFTVLRGEVHALVGENGAGKSTLMKILSGFHQPTSGAVRVDGRPVSFSGIGAAEAAGVVLIHQEFNLAEHLTVEENIFLGRELRRGPFLDKRAMRERSRAVLAELECPVDPRARVRDLAVSERQMVEIAKAMSREVRVLIMDEPTAVLTGTESAVLFGLIRRLRDQGVGIVYTSHKLDEVRAITDRVTVLRDGHHIATRPTAELTEDGIAQLMVGRAISDLFPAKTPPAPDAPVVLEARGIDVPGWVRGAGFDLRRGEILGFAGLIGAGRTELAEGLLGLRRRTAGTLSRNGEPLRVRRLEDAVAAGIAYLTEDRKGKGLLLAKGLQPNLTLLALDRYGRIFVDERREAAALERAVTEFDIRVRTLDVPVGSLSGGNQQKLLLAKTMQVDPDILIVDEPTRGIDIGTKQQIYQFLHDFARRGGSVILISSEMPEIIGLSHRVVVMRSGVVTGILEGADVEEGEIVRYATGLKGRMVDGLKGRTSLRSSSRTSEGDAHDAVGHA; from the coding sequence ATGGCCGAGCCGCTTTTGGCAGCGTTCGGCGTCACGAAGAGCTTTGGGCCCGTCGAGGTCCTCCATGGGGTGGATTTCACCGTCCTGCGCGGTGAGGTGCACGCCCTGGTCGGCGAGAACGGGGCCGGCAAATCGACGCTGATGAAGATCCTGTCCGGCTTTCACCAGCCGACCTCGGGCGCCGTGCGCGTGGATGGGCGGCCGGTGAGCTTCTCCGGCATCGGCGCCGCCGAGGCGGCGGGCGTCGTGCTGATCCACCAGGAATTCAACCTCGCCGAACACCTGACGGTCGAGGAGAACATCTTTCTCGGGCGCGAGCTGCGGCGCGGCCCCTTCCTCGACAAGCGCGCCATGCGCGAGCGGTCCCGCGCCGTCCTGGCCGAGCTGGAATGCCCGGTGGACCCGCGTGCGCGGGTGCGCGACCTCGCCGTGTCGGAGCGGCAGATGGTCGAGATCGCCAAGGCGATGTCGCGCGAGGTCCGCGTCCTCATCATGGACGAACCCACGGCGGTGCTGACCGGCACCGAGTCCGCCGTGCTGTTCGGGCTGATCCGCCGGCTGCGCGACCAGGGGGTGGGGATCGTCTACACCTCCCACAAGCTGGACGAGGTGCGGGCCATCACCGACCGGGTCACGGTTCTGCGCGACGGCCACCACATCGCCACCCGCCCGACCGCCGAACTGACGGAGGACGGCATCGCCCAGCTCATGGTCGGGCGGGCGATCAGCGACCTGTTCCCGGCCAAGACACCGCCGGCGCCGGACGCGCCCGTGGTGCTGGAGGCGCGGGGGATCGACGTTCCCGGCTGGGTGCGGGGTGCCGGCTTCGACCTGCGCCGCGGCGAGATCCTGGGCTTCGCCGGGCTGATCGGCGCCGGGCGGACGGAGCTGGCCGAGGGGCTGCTCGGATTGCGACGTCGCACCGCCGGCACGCTGTCCCGCAACGGGGAGCCGTTGCGCGTCCGCCGCCTGGAGGACGCGGTGGCCGCCGGCATCGCCTATCTGACCGAGGACCGCAAGGGCAAGGGCCTGCTGCTTGCCAAGGGTTTGCAGCCGAACCTGACGCTGCTGGCGCTGGACCGCTACGGCCGGATCTTCGTCGACGAGCGGCGGGAGGCCGCGGCGCTGGAGCGCGCGGTGACGGAGTTCGACATCCGCGTCCGGACGCTGGACGTGCCGGTCGGAAGCCTCAGCGGCGGCAACCAGCAGAAGCTGCTGCTCGCCAAGACCATGCAGGTCGATCCCGACATCCTGATCGTCGACGAGCCGACGCGCGGCATCGACATCGGGACCAAGCAGCAGATCTACCAGTTCCTGCACGACTTCGCCCGCCGGGGCGGGTCGGTGATCCTCATCTCCTCGGAAATGCCCGAGATCATCGGGCTGTCGCACCGGGTGGTGGTCATGCGCTCCGGCGTGGTGACCGGCATCCTGGAGGGGGCCGACGTCGAGGAGGGCGAGATCGTCCGCTACGCCACCGGCCTGAAAGGCCGCATGGTCGATGGCCTGAAGGGCCGCACATCGCTCCGCTCATCAAGCCGCACATCAGAAGGAGACGCGCATGACGCCGTCGGTCATGCCTGA
- a CDS encoding ABC transporter permease, translating into MTPSVMPEAARKPSSGFDLKLYGPFLALAALIVLGTIVNPVFLSPGNIGNVLTRTAFIGIIAVGATFVITTGGIDLSVGSLAAFASGVTIVVMNALVGSMGAGLPVILIGVLVALGLGLAAGLVNGLLVTKGRMEAFIVTLGTMGIFRSLVTYIADGGTLSLNSEIRTIYRPVYYGGVFGISYPILAFAVVALIGALIMYRTRFGRYCAAIGSSEDVARYSAINVDRVKLLAFVLQGLCVAIAVVIYVPRLGSASATTGLLWELEAIAAVIIGGTMLKGGYGRIWGTVVGAVMLTLIDNILNLTGAISVYLNGTIQGVIIIVAVLLQRGTVARR; encoded by the coding sequence ATGACGCCGTCGGTCATGCCTGAGGCCGCGCGGAAGCCCTCCTCCGGCTTCGATCTGAAACTCTACGGGCCGTTCCTGGCGCTGGCCGCGCTGATCGTGCTGGGCACCATCGTCAACCCGGTGTTCCTCAGCCCGGGCAACATCGGCAACGTGCTGACCCGCACCGCCTTCATCGGCATCATCGCGGTCGGGGCCACCTTCGTCATCACCACCGGCGGGATCGACCTGTCGGTCGGCTCCCTGGCCGCCTTCGCGTCGGGCGTGACGATCGTGGTGATGAACGCCCTGGTCGGCTCCATGGGCGCCGGGCTGCCGGTCATCCTGATCGGCGTCCTGGTGGCGCTGGGGCTCGGGCTGGCGGCGGGGCTGGTCAACGGGCTGCTGGTGACCAAGGGGAGGATGGAGGCGTTCATCGTCACGCTGGGGACCATGGGCATCTTCCGGTCCCTGGTCACCTACATCGCCGACGGCGGCACGCTGTCCCTGAATTCGGAGATCCGCACGATCTACCGGCCCGTCTATTACGGCGGCGTCTTCGGCATCTCCTACCCGATCCTGGCCTTCGCGGTGGTGGCGCTGATCGGCGCGCTGATCATGTACCGCACGCGCTTCGGCCGCTACTGCGCCGCCATCGGCTCCAGCGAGGACGTGGCGCGCTATTCGGCGATCAACGTGGACCGGGTCAAGCTGCTGGCCTTCGTGCTTCAGGGCCTGTGCGTCGCCATCGCCGTGGTGATCTACGTGCCGCGGCTGGGCTCGGCCTCGGCCACCACGGGCCTGCTGTGGGAGCTGGAGGCCATCGCCGCCGTCATCATCGGCGGCACCATGCTGAAGGGCGGCTACGGCCGCATCTGGGGCACGGTGGTGGGCGCCGTCATGCTCACGCTGATCGACAACATCCTCAACCTGACCGGCGCCATCAGCGTCTACCTGAACGGCACCATCCAGGGGGTGATCATCATCGTCGCGGTGCTCCTGCAACGGGGGACCGTGGCGCGTCGCTGA
- a CDS encoding rhodanese-like domain-containing protein, whose amino-acid sequence MTDTAPLATRTAADIRRDWIDRREVALLDAREEGPYSLAHPLFAVSVPLSRLELLVHNLLPRHSVPITVYDNGEGYAEPAARRLQALGYRDVTLLEGGLAGWTAAGFEVYRDVNVPSKAFGEWVEHHRHTPSLSADEVKTLIDAGADLVILDARRYEEFQTMAIPGGISVPGAELVKRVRDIAPKPETLVIVNCAGRTRSIIGTQSLVNAGIPNRVAALRNGTIGWTLAGLELDRGRDGRFPAVSPEGDVKGRADARAVADRAGVGRIGLAALDAVRGDERRTLHLFDVRTPEEYEAGHLPGFRHAAGGQLVQATDEYVAVRGARIVLADDPAGGGGPRADMTASWLAQLGWEVHVLEGDVASLGRESGPDRRRLPPVPDAGAETVAPRDLLALLENGEAAVIDITRSPRYRAGHIPGAYFSTRARLGGTIARLPKGVRPVLTCWDGTLTRYAAADFPPGAVPLLLEGGTKGWVAAGLPLSTGLERLGPEPDDVYKRPYEGTDNSAAAMQGYIDWELELVDQLKRDGAHNFRVI is encoded by the coding sequence ATGACCGACACCGCACCGCTCGCCACCCGCACAGCCGCGGACATCCGCCGCGACTGGATCGACCGCAGGGAGGTCGCTCTTCTCGACGCGCGGGAGGAGGGGCCCTATTCGCTGGCCCACCCGCTGTTTGCGGTGTCGGTGCCGCTCAGCCGGTTGGAACTCCTGGTCCATAACCTGCTGCCGCGCCACAGCGTGCCGATCACCGTCTACGACAACGGCGAAGGCTACGCCGAGCCCGCGGCGCGGCGGCTCCAGGCGCTGGGCTACCGCGACGTGACGCTGCTGGAGGGCGGGCTGGCGGGCTGGACCGCCGCCGGGTTCGAGGTCTACCGGGACGTCAACGTGCCCAGCAAGGCGTTCGGCGAGTGGGTGGAGCACCACCGCCACACCCCGTCGCTGTCCGCCGACGAGGTGAAGACGCTGATCGACGCCGGGGCCGATCTGGTCATCCTCGACGCCCGCCGGTACGAGGAGTTCCAAACCATGGCGATTCCCGGCGGCATCAGCGTGCCGGGGGCGGAGCTGGTCAAGCGCGTCCGCGACATCGCGCCCAAGCCGGAGACGCTGGTTATCGTCAACTGCGCCGGACGCACCCGCTCGATCATCGGCACGCAGTCGCTGGTGAACGCCGGCATTCCCAACCGGGTGGCGGCGCTGCGCAACGGCACCATCGGCTGGACGCTGGCCGGGCTGGAGCTGGACCGTGGGCGCGACGGGCGCTTTCCGGCGGTGTCGCCCGAGGGCGACGTCAAGGGCCGCGCGGACGCCCGCGCGGTGGCCGACCGGGCCGGCGTCGGGCGCATCGGCCTCGCCGCGCTGGACGCCGTCCGCGGCGACGAGCGGCGCACCCTGCACCTCTTCGACGTGCGGACGCCGGAGGAGTACGAGGCGGGCCATCTGCCGGGCTTCCGTCACGCGGCGGGCGGCCAGCTCGTCCAGGCGACGGACGAGTATGTCGCGGTGCGCGGTGCCCGCATCGTGCTGGCCGACGACCCGGCGGGCGGCGGCGGGCCGCGCGCCGACATGACCGCCTCCTGGCTGGCGCAGCTCGGCTGGGAGGTGCATGTGCTGGAGGGCGACGTGGCGTCGCTGGGCCGCGAGAGCGGTCCCGACCGCCGCCGCCTGCCCCCGGTACCGGACGCCGGGGCGGAAACCGTGGCGCCGCGCGACCTGCTGGCCCTGCTGGAGAACGGGGAGGCGGCGGTGATCGACATCACCCGCAGCCCGCGCTACCGCGCCGGCCACATTCCGGGGGCGTATTTCTCGACCCGCGCGCGTCTGGGCGGCACCATCGCCCGCCTGCCGAAGGGGGTGCGCCCGGTGCTGACCTGCTGGGACGGCACGCTGACCCGCTACGCCGCCGCCGATTTCCCGCCGGGAGCGGTCCCGCTGCTACTGGAAGGCGGCACGAAGGGCTGGGTGGCGGCCGGGCTGCCGCTCAGCACCGGGCTGGAGCGGCTGGGGCCGGAGCCGGACGACGTCTACAAGCGCCCCTATGAGGGCACGGACAACAGCGCCGCCGCCATGCAGGGCTACATCGACTGGGAGCTTGAGCTGGTGGACCAGCTGAAGCGCGACGGCGCCCACAATTTCCGCGTCATCTGA
- a CDS encoding RidA family protein — MPKRDAILPAGRQALYEIHRYSAAIRSGDLLFVSGQVGSREDGSPEPDFATQVQLAFDNLGAVLKAAGGTFDDIVDVTTFHTDPEAQFETVLSVKNRMFPHQPYPNWTAVGVNWLAGFDFEIKVIARVPQAP, encoded by the coding sequence ATGCCCAAACGCGACGCCATCCTTCCTGCCGGCCGGCAGGCGCTCTATGAGATCCACCGCTACTCCGCCGCCATCCGATCCGGCGACCTGCTTTTCGTGTCGGGTCAGGTCGGCAGCCGCGAGGACGGCTCGCCCGAGCCCGATTTCGCGACGCAGGTTCAACTGGCGTTCGACAATCTTGGCGCGGTCCTGAAAGCGGCCGGCGGCACGTTCGACGACATCGTGGACGTCACGACGTTCCACACCGATCCGGAGGCCCAGTTCGAAACCGTCCTGTCCGTCAAAAACCGGATGTTTCCCCATCAGCCCTATCCCAACTGGACCGCGGTCGGCGTGAACTGGCTCGCCGGCTTCGATTTCGAGATCAAGGTGATCGCGCGGGTCCCGCAAGCCCCTTGA